A genomic window from Salvia miltiorrhiza cultivar Shanhuang (shh) chromosome 5, IMPLAD_Smil_shh, whole genome shotgun sequence includes:
- the LOC131025211 gene encoding probable methyltransferase PMT2 produces MANKFHSGDGRTRSSVSIFIVAGLCCFFYILGAWQRSGFGKGDRIAIRMAESGADCNILPNLNFETHHGGEAGVIDDSDSKVTVYKPCPSKYTDYTPCQDQRRAMTFSRDNMFYRERHCPSQEQKLHCLIPAPKGYVTPFPWPKSRDYVPYANAPYKSLTVEKAIQNWIQYEGNVFRFPGGGTQFPQGADKYIDQLASVIPIANGTVRTALDTGCGVASWGAYLWKRNVITMSFAPRDSHQAQVQFALERGVPAVIGVLGTIKIPYPSSAFDMAHCSRCLIPWGVNDGLYMKEVDRVLRPGGYWVLSGPPIHWKTNYKAWQRPKEDLQEEQRKIEEVAKLLCWEKKSEIGEIAVWQKSRDVDSCLAAQENSGAALCKSEDADDVWYKKMESCITQNNNGKNEEASGDLRPFPERLYAVPPRIASGSIAGVSVEAYHEDNKQWKKHVNAYRKINKIINSGRYRNIMDMNAGFGGFAAALQSPKLWVMNVVPTIAEKNTLGVIFERGLIGIYHDWCEAFSTYPRTYDLIHANGVFSLYKDKCDFEDILLEMDRILRPEGAVIFRDEVDVLVKVKKIIGGMRWDSKMMDHEDGPLIPQKILVAVKQYWVGNSTSA; encoded by the exons ATGGCGAACAAGTTTCATTCGGGGGATGGTAGGACCAGGAGTTCCGTGTCGATCTTTATAGTAGCTGGTCTATGCTGTTTCTTCTACATACTAGGGGCATGGCAGAGAAGTGGATTTGGGAAAGGGGACAGAATAGCGATCCGGATGGCCGAGAGTGGAGCAGATTGCAATATCCTCCCGAATCTCAATTTCGAAACCCATCATGGTGGTGAAGCTGGGGTGATTGATGATTCTGATTCTAAGGTGACAGTGTACAAGCCTTGTCCTTCTAAGTACACCGATTACACACCCTGCCAAGATCAGAGACGTGCGATGACTTTCTCTAGGGATAACATGTTCTACCGTGAGAGACATTGCCCTTCTCAAGAACAAAAGCTGCATTGCCTTATCCCAGCTCCTAAAGGATATGTGACCCCGTTCCCGTGGCCAAAGAGTCGTGACTATGTTCCCTATGCTAACGCTCCGTACAAAAGTTTGACAGTCGAGAAGGCCATTCAGAACTGGATCCAGTACGAGGGAAATGTCTTCAGGTTTCCAGGTGGAGGAACACAGTTTCCTCAGGGAGCTGATAAATACATTGACCAGCTTGCTTCGGTCATTCCAATTGCAAATGGAACAGTTAGGACGGCTTTGGACACTGGTTGCGGG gttgctagttgGGGTGCATATCTCTGGAAACGAAATGTCATAACAATGTCGTTTGCACCAAGAGACTCACACCAAGCCCAGGTTCAGTTTGCTCTTGAAAGGGGCGTGCCTGCTGTCATTGGTGTTCTTGGAACAATTAAAATTCCATATCCGTCAAGTGCTTTTGATATGGCTCACTGTTCTCGTTGTCTTATACCTTGGGGGGTCAATG ATGGACTGTATATGAAGGAAGTCGATCGTGTTCTTAGACCTGGTGGGTATTGGGTGCTTTCGGGCCCTCCCATCCATTGGAAGACTAATTATAAGGCATGGCAACGCCCAAAGGAAGATCTCCAGGAGGAACAAAGAAAGATCGAAGAGGTTGCTAAACTTCTCTGCTGGGAGAAGAAGTCTGAGATTGGTGAAATTGCAGTATGGCAGAAGTCCAGGGATGTTGATTCCTGTCTTGCTGCACAAGAAAATTCTGGAGCTGCTCTCTGTAAATCTGAAGATGCTGATGACGTCTG GTACAAGAAAATGGAGTCATGTATTACTCAGAATAACAATGGTAAAAATGAAGAAGCTTCCGGGGATCTCAGACCTTTCCCCGAGAGGCTTTATGCCGTTCCCCCAAGGATTGCTAGTGGCTCGATTGCTGGAGTTTCTGTTGAGGCATACCATGAGGACAACAAGCAATGGAAAAAGCATGTGAATGCCTATAGAAAGATTAACAAGATTATCAACTCTGGGAGGTATCGCAATATCATGGATATGAATGCCGGCTTTGGAGGTTTTGCTGCTGCTCTCCAATCTCCCAAATTGTGGGTTATGAATGTAGTACCGACAATTGCTGAGAAGAACACCCTCGGTGTCATATTTGAAAGAGGATTGATTGGCATCTATCACGACTG GTGTGAAGCATTCTCCACATATCCGAGGACCTACGATCTCATCCATGCTAATGGCGTTTTTAGCTTGTACAAGGACAA GTGTGACTTTGAAGACATCTTGTTAGAAATGGACCGGATCTTGAGGCCTGAAGGCGCGGTGATATTCCGTGACGAAGTGGACGTGCTCGTGAAGGTGAAGAAGATCATCGGAGGTATGAGGTGGGATTCTAAAATGATGGATCATGAAGACGGCCCCCTCATACCTCAGAAGATATTGGTTGCAGTCAAGCAATACTGGGTGGGGAACTCCACTTCTGCATAG
- the LOC131025212 gene encoding sphinganine C4-monooxygenase 1: MLGMEMMNGVKVSDEMLGTFAPIIVYWMYSGIYVLLGSLDDYRLHTRKDEDEKNLVSKSDVVKGVLLQQAVQAVVATLLFAVTGSDSDPAQAQPTSLIVLARQFLVGMMVLDTWQYFMHRYMHQNKFLYKHIHSQHHRLVVPYAFGALYNHPVEGLLLDTVGGALSFLVSGMSPRASIFFFSFATLKTVDDHCGLWLPGNLFHLLFRNNSAYHDIHHQLYGNKYNFSQPFFVMWDRILGTYMPYSLEKNSNGGFEARPSKEYKDD; encoded by the exons ATGTTAGGTATGGAGATGATGAATGGTGTAAAAGTGTCGGACGAAATGCTGGGGACATTCGCGCCGATAATCGTGTACTGGATGTATTCGGGGATTTACGTCTTGCTAGGCTCACTCGACGATTACAGGCTGCACACGCGCAAGGATGAAGATGAGAAGAATTTGGTGTCCAAGAGCGATGTGGTCAAAGGCGTGCTCCTCCAGCAGGCGGTTCAGGCCGTCGTCGCCACTCTTCTCTTCGCC GTTACTGGAAGCGACAGTGATCCCGCACAAGCTCAGCCGACTTCCCTCATTGTTCTCGCTCGACAATTCTTGGTTGGGATGATGGTGTTAGATACCTGGCAATACTTCATGCACCGGTACATGCACCAAAACAAGTTCTTGTACAAGCACATCCACTCTCAACATCACCGGCTGGTTGTTCCCTACGCGTTTGGAGCTCTGTACAACCACCCCGTTGAAGGCCTGCTTCTGGACACAGTTGGCGGCGCTCTATCCTTCCTCGTATCAGGCATGTCTCCTCGAGCttccatcttcttcttctcgttTGCTACCCTCAAAACAGTCGATGATCACTGCGGGCTGTGGCTACCGGGCAATCTCTTCCACCTGCTGTTCAGAAACAACTCCGCGTATCACGATATCCACCACCAGCTCTACGGCAACAAGTATAACTTTTCGCAGCCGTTCTTTGTGATGTGGGATAGGATCCTCGGCACTTACATGCCGTATTCGCTTGAGAAGAATAGCAACGGGGGCTTCGAAGCACGGCCCTCGAAAGAATATAAGGATGACTGA
- the LOC131026148 gene encoding uncharacterized protein LOC131026148, with protein sequence MVRRNDLTTGERNSIIQFVLEDSHGGKPKRGRMKEAAVKFGVCRRTVTRLWNAAKKQKSQGEHMHSCSGKINKTRRKRVEIDLELISSMELNKRATIRRLARGINCSKSTVGRWVSKGLIRAHTSAIKPDLTAPNKLLRLKFSLEAIEYDRILKVLQYKSMHNTVHINEKWFYLTKSNHRYYLTPTEAEPQRSCKNKKFITKVMFMCAVCRPLIAEDGTVLFDGKIGIFPFTEYVPAKRNSKNREAGTLEQKPIQSITKEVIKDCIINKIIPAIKAKWPQFASRVIFIQQDNAKPHIKDSDPDFRQAASSDGFDIKIVHQPPNSPDTNINDLGWFRAIQSLQTESVCTNIDTLVEAVKSSFDELSPITLNNVFLSLQGCLTEILKVKGHNTYKIPHMKKGALIRQGELPLNLQVPHDLVKEAINYLMENGIVSGMDHLRHYPSPNNSLTSTLHMQSQQTEAAK encoded by the exons ATGGTGAGGCGCAACGATCTAACCACGGGAGAGAGAAACTCCATCATCCAATTTGTGCTTGAAGACAGCCACGGTGGGAAGCCAAAACGTGGCCGAATGAAGGAGGCTGCTGTCAAGTTCGGCGTTTGTCGGCGGACGGTGACTCGCCTATGGAACGCTGCCAAAAAACAGAAAAGCCAAGGTGAGCATATGCATTCTTGCAGTGGGAAAATCAACAAAACAAGGCGCAAAAGAGTTGAAATAGACTTGGAATTAATTTCAAGCATGGAGTTAAACAAAAGAGCAACTATTAGAAGGCTAGCACGTGGAATTAATTGCAGCAAGAGCACAGTTGGGCGATGGGTAAGCAAAGGTTTGATCAGGGCTCATACTAGTGCTATTAAGCCCGATTTAACAGCCCCTAATAAGTTGTTACGTCTAAAGTTTTCTCTTGAAGCAATCGAGTATGATAGAATACTCAAGGTGCTTCAATACAAGAGCATGCACAACACGGTGCATATCAATGAGAAATGGTTTTACCTAACCAAATCAAATCATCGATACTATCTCACACCAACAGAGGCTGAACCACAAAGGAGttgcaaaaataaaaagttcaTCACTAAGGTCATGTTTATGTGCGCTGTATGCAGACCGCTAATTGCAGAGGATGGAACAGTTCTTTTTGATGGGAAAATAGGGATTTTCCCATTTACAGAATATGTACCAGCCAAGAGGAATAGCAAAAACAGGGAGGCTGGTACACTCGAGCAAAAGCCCATTCAATCAATCACGAAGGAAGTAATTAAGGACTGCATTATAAACAAG ATCATTCCTGCAATTAAGGCCAAGTGGCCACAGTTTGCTAGTAGGGTCATCTTCATTCAACAAGACAACGCAAAACCACACATTAAAGACAGTGATCCTGATTTTAGACAGGCTGCCAGCTCGGATGGCTTTGACATAAAGATTGTTCATCAACCACCGAATTCACCGGATACCAACATTAATGATCTAGGTTGGTTTAGGGCTATTCAAAGCCTACAAACTGAATCAGTTTGTACCAACATAGATACATTAGTGGAGGCAGTCAAGAGTTCATTTGATGAACTATCTCCCATAACATTAAACAATGTTTTCTTGAGCCTTCAAGGCTGTTTGACTGAAATTCTAAAGGTCAAAGGGCACAACACCTACAAAATTCCTCACATGAAGAAAGGAGCACTTATTAGACAAGGAGAGTTACCACTCAACTTACAAGTTCCCCATGATTTAGTTAAGGAGGCAATTAACTATCTCATGGAAAATGGAATAGTAAGTGGCATGGATCATCTAAGGCATTATCCATCGCCCAACAACTCATTGACAAGCACATTACACATGCAAAGCCAACAAACAGAGGCTGCCAAGTGA